A DNA window from Polynucleobacter sp. AP-Titi-500A-B4 contains the following coding sequences:
- the yihA gene encoding ribosome biogenesis GTP-binding protein YihA/YsxC: protein MSKLFQARFATTVNDTHCLPATPLREVAFAGRSNAGKSSAINVLCNQKRLAFASKTPGRTQHINYFGLFSKDDLLAYLVDLPGYGYAAVNHETKYHWNALLSDYLQEREQLVGMVLIVDARRGITDLDEQMIQWFVPTGKPIHILLSKCDKLNKSECKHALEAVRKQLQQYDPALSDGAGDSKQLTAQLFSSTKRIGLEEADNLIIKWLFEAETHEDEITS, encoded by the coding sequence ATGTCTAAACTCTTTCAAGCCCGCTTTGCCACCACAGTCAATGACACCCATTGCCTGCCTGCCACTCCCCTGCGTGAGGTAGCCTTCGCTGGTCGCTCAAATGCGGGTAAATCGAGCGCCATTAATGTCCTTTGCAACCAAAAAAGGCTCGCTTTTGCCAGTAAGACCCCTGGTCGTACCCAACATATCAACTATTTTGGCCTGTTCTCAAAAGACGATCTTTTAGCCTATTTGGTGGACTTGCCAGGCTATGGCTATGCCGCCGTAAACCATGAAACCAAATACCACTGGAATGCTCTTCTCAGCGACTATTTACAGGAGCGCGAGCAATTGGTTGGCATGGTCCTGATTGTGGATGCAAGACGTGGCATTACCGATCTAGATGAACAAATGATTCAATGGTTTGTTCCAACCGGCAAGCCAATCCACATTTTGCTCAGCAAGTGTGACAAGCTCAATAAGAGCGAGTGCAAACACGCTCTAGAGGCGGTGCGCAAGCAACTTCAACAATATGATCCTGCCCTATCAGATGGGGCTGGTGACTCAAAGCAACTTACGGCACAATTGTTCTCAAGCACGAAGCGTATTGGCCTTGAAGAGGCAGATAATTTAATTATTAAATGGCTATTTGAAGCAGAAACTCATGAAGATGAAATCACCAGCTAA
- a CDS encoding cytochrome c, which translates to MRQTSQISKFASLRAGFAVFSIFALIGVSGLAIAADAAPMAPAAEAKAAVPGKPKVDPAAGEALYSNGDASRGVTACLTCHGPKGQSAVATWPKLSAQHAAYTTKQLKNFKEGTRANPIMMGMAATLTEQDMQNISAFLVKQPVSEGVAQNKDTIELGQSIYRGGIAAKGVPACAACHSPTGAGIPAQYPRLGGQWADYTNAQLLAFREGVRKNSSQMTAIATKLSDQEMKAVSDYIAGLH; encoded by the coding sequence ATGCGTCAAACCTCCCAAATCTCCAAATTCGCTAGCTTGCGTGCTGGTTTTGCTGTTTTCTCTATTTTCGCCTTGATTGGCGTTTCTGGTTTAGCAATTGCAGCTGATGCTGCTCCAATGGCCCCTGCTGCAGAAGCCAAAGCTGCAGTGCCAGGTAAGCCAAAGGTTGATCCTGCTGCTGGTGAAGCTTTGTATTCCAATGGCGATGCAAGCCGTGGCGTAACTGCCTGTTTGACTTGCCATGGTCCTAAAGGTCAAAGTGCTGTTGCCACCTGGCCTAAGTTGTCTGCACAACATGCGGCCTACACAACCAAGCAATTGAAAAATTTCAAAGAAGGTACTCGCGCTAATCCAATCATGATGGGCATGGCTGCAACCTTGACTGAGCAAGATATGCAAAATATCTCTGCATTCTTGGTAAAGCAACCAGTTTCCGAAGGTGTTGCACAAAACAAAGACACCATTGAATTAGGCCAAAGTATTTATCGTGGCGGCATTGCGGCAAAAGGCGTTCCTGCTTGTGCGGCATGCCATAGCCCGACTGGTGCTGGCATTCCTGCGCAATACCCACGCTTAGGTGGTCAGTGGGCTGATTACACCAATGCTCAATTGCTCGCCTTCCGTGAAGGTGTTCGCAAGAACAGCAGCCAAATGACAGCGATTGCCACCAAGCTTTCTGATCAAGAAATGAAAGCCGTTTCCGATTACATCGCTGGTTTGCATTAA
- the lysA gene encoding diaminopimelate decarboxylase: MTSKAFPIPTLSGFTERDGNWYAEEIPLADLAKEFGTPLYVYSKKALAEAYQAYDKACVDAKGKRRARVHYAMKANSNLAVIDYFKQLGAGFDLVSGGELARALAIGADPKSLVFAGVGKSAAEIAMALKAGVKCINVESIAELHKINRVATELSLRAPISLRVNPDVDAQTHPYISTGLKGNKFGIAYHEVLKTYREASQLSQIDVVGIDCHIGSQITTTAPYLDALDKVLDLVEHLKKEGIVIHHLDLGGGLGIAYSDETPPDITEFTNTLLNHVAERGFAHLDVVLEPGRSLVGNAGVLLTTVEYLKPGAEKNFCIVDAAMTELMRPALYEAHHGIVPVKAKEAKGLTYDVVGPVCESGDWLGRDRHLAVEEGDLLAILSAGAYGFVMASNYNTRPKPAEIMVDGKKVYVIRAREKTDDLFASENVLPKQ, from the coding sequence ATGACAAGCAAAGCATTTCCTATTCCTACATTATCTGGATTTACTGAACGTGATGGCAATTGGTATGCCGAAGAAATTCCGCTCGCAGATTTAGCAAAAGAATTTGGTACACCACTCTACGTCTATAGTAAAAAAGCATTGGCTGAGGCATACCAAGCTTATGACAAAGCTTGCGTAGATGCAAAAGGCAAGCGGCGTGCACGCGTCCATTACGCCATGAAAGCAAACAGTAATTTAGCAGTGATTGATTATTTCAAACAACTCGGCGCAGGCTTTGATTTGGTCAGTGGTGGTGAGCTAGCTCGTGCATTAGCTATTGGCGCAGATCCTAAGAGCTTGGTATTTGCAGGAGTTGGTAAATCTGCTGCTGAAATCGCGATGGCTCTCAAGGCCGGCGTCAAATGTATCAATGTAGAATCCATTGCAGAGCTTCACAAAATTAATCGCGTTGCAACTGAGCTCAGTCTGCGTGCGCCTATTTCTTTGCGAGTCAATCCTGATGTGGATGCGCAAACACATCCCTATATTTCTACGGGTTTAAAAGGAAATAAATTTGGCATTGCTTATCACGAAGTATTAAAAACCTATCGCGAAGCATCGCAACTTTCTCAAATTGATGTTGTTGGCATTGATTGCCATATTGGCTCTCAAATTACAACGACTGCACCTTACTTAGATGCGCTCGATAAAGTTTTAGATTTAGTAGAGCACCTCAAAAAAGAAGGTATTGTGATTCATCACCTCGACTTAGGTGGAGGCTTGGGGATTGCGTATAGCGATGAAACCCCACCCGATATCACTGAGTTCACCAATACTCTTTTGAACCATGTGGCAGAACGTGGATTTGCTCATCTAGATGTGGTTCTTGAGCCCGGCAGATCTTTAGTGGGTAATGCTGGTGTCTTGCTGACTACCGTTGAATACCTCAAGCCTGGCGCCGAAAAGAACTTTTGCATCGTAGATGCAGCAATGACTGAATTAATGCGCCCCGCACTGTATGAAGCGCATCACGGCATCGTGCCCGTGAAAGCCAAAGAAGCAAAGGGCCTCACCTATGATGTTGTGGGTCCAGTTTGTGAATCAGGCGATTGGCTAGGCAGAGATCGTCACCTCGCTGTTGAAGAAGGCGATCTTTTAGCCATCCTTTCAGCTGGCGCCTATGGATTTGTGATGGCCTCAAACTACAATACGCGCCCTAAACCAGCAGAAATTATGGTTGACGGAAAGAAGGTTTACGTCATTCGCGCTCGCGAAAAAACAGATGACTTGTTTGCAAGTGAAAATGTTTTACCAAAACAATAG
- a CDS encoding lipoprotein: MIAILNRALGISLLISLVGCGVRGPLYMPNVPPAPTAPTEPEPKGKLYPPPTSAAPSSSVKQ, from the coding sequence ATGATAGCGATTCTTAATAGAGCCCTCGGTATTAGCCTCCTAATATCCCTTGTTGGATGCGGGGTTAGGGGTCCTCTATATATGCCAAATGTACCCCCAGCCCCTACGGCGCCGACAGAGCCTGAGCCTAAAGGCAAACTCTATCCCCCACCTACAAGCGCTGCCCCTTCTTCATCGGTTAAGCAATGA
- the cyaY gene encoding iron donor protein CyaY, which yields MNPNNSGVETIDDKQFYQLGSNLLQSIEVALEAADDALDLDLDVERQGGNVINIRFRDKSVIVVNTQPPLHEIWVAAKSGGYHYRWAGSMTQPLWLDTKTGKELLSDLSEFASAQAGQPVKIQLMKT from the coding sequence ATGAATCCAAATAATTCAGGCGTCGAAACCATTGACGATAAGCAGTTTTACCAATTGGGCAGCAATTTGCTGCAATCAATTGAAGTGGCATTAGAGGCGGCTGATGATGCGTTAGATCTTGATTTGGATGTAGAGCGCCAAGGTGGCAATGTTATCAATATTCGTTTTCGGGATAAAAGCGTGATTGTGGTCAATACCCAGCCCCCTCTTCATGAAATTTGGGTGGCTGCTAAATCAGGCGGGTATCACTATCGCTGGGCAGGAAGTATGACACAGCCTCTATGGCTCGACACCAAGACTGGCAAAGAACTATTAAGTGATTTGTCAGAATTTGCTAGCGCCCAAGCTGGGCAGCCAGTCAAAATTCAACTCATGAAAACCTAA
- the aroB gene encoding 3-dehydroquinate synthase: MKTLEVDLGNRSYPIYIGTDLIDQPQLFNACEKSTSIYIVTNTTVAPLYADRLTKTLETFGKPVRTIILPDGESYKDWKNLQLIFDDLLKFGADRQTMLVALGGGVIGDMTGFAAASFMRGIRFIQVPTTLLAQVDSSVGGKTGINHPLGKNMIGAFHQPVAVVADLNTLKTLPPRELSAGLAEVVKHGAIADAQFLDWIEANAKSLLACDTDAMSHAVLRSCEIKSAVVSADEREGGIRATLNFGHTFGHAIEAGMGYGEWLHGEAVGCGMVLGADLSCRLNFISKADVERLTKIIQSMNLPIVPPKFGAERYMELMQVDKKTEGGQIRYVVLEKIGKAQIKSVPDAQVIETLKATGAA; this comes from the coding sequence ATGAAAACCCTTGAAGTTGATCTTGGCAATCGCAGCTACCCTATATATATCGGCACAGACTTAATCGATCAGCCCCAGCTGTTTAACGCTTGTGAAAAATCAACCTCAATTTACATCGTTACCAATACAACGGTTGCCCCACTGTATGCAGATCGCTTAACTAAAACCTTAGAAACATTTGGCAAGCCAGTAAGAACGATTATTCTTCCAGATGGTGAGTCATACAAGGATTGGAAAAATCTTCAACTCATTTTTGACGACCTTCTCAAATTTGGCGCTGACCGTCAAACCATGTTAGTTGCCTTAGGAGGCGGTGTCATTGGGGACATGACCGGCTTTGCAGCTGCAAGCTTCATGCGTGGCATTCGCTTTATTCAAGTACCGACCACACTCTTAGCTCAAGTAGATTCTTCTGTTGGCGGCAAAACTGGTATCAATCATCCCTTAGGTAAAAATATGATTGGGGCCTTTCATCAGCCTGTTGCTGTGGTTGCCGACCTCAATACTTTGAAGACTTTGCCTCCACGTGAACTATCTGCAGGACTTGCGGAGGTAGTAAAACATGGTGCAATTGCGGATGCTCAATTTTTAGATTGGATTGAAGCCAACGCAAAATCATTGCTCGCCTGCGATACCGATGCGATGAGTCATGCCGTACTGCGCTCATGTGAAATTAAATCAGCAGTGGTTTCTGCCGATGAAAGAGAAGGCGGAATCCGAGCAACTCTGAACTTTGGACATACCTTTGGGCACGCAATTGAAGCTGGCATGGGTTATGGCGAGTGGTTACATGGTGAGGCCGTGGGATGTGGCATGGTCCTCGGAGCAGATTTATCGTGCCGCCTCAATTTCATCAGCAAGGCGGATGTTGAGCGCCTCACCAAAATTATTCAGTCAATGAATCTTCCAATTGTTCCGCCAAAATTTGGTGCCGAGCGTTATATGGAACTCATGCAGGTGGATAAAAAAACGGAAGGCGGCCAAATCCGTTACGTAGTACTAGAAAAAATTGGTAAGGCTCAGATTAAAAGCGTGCCAGATGCACAGGTGATTGAAACTTTAAAAGCAACTGGCGCCGCTTAA
- a CDS encoding shikimate kinase has product MGAGKSTVGKVLAKKLGRRFLDADHVIEERCGVKIPVIFEMEGEEGFRKREAQAIREVTTEKNIVLATGGGAVLMPENRKALSEQGTVIYLHANPIELWHRTKGGEGRPLLRNGDAKKILENLYAIRDPLYREIADHVIETGKPSVNQLVNTLIMQLELST; this is encoded by the coding sequence ATGGGCGCGGGAAAGTCGACCGTTGGTAAAGTACTAGCCAAAAAATTAGGGCGTCGATTTTTAGATGCGGATCATGTTATCGAAGAGCGTTGTGGCGTAAAAATTCCGGTCATCTTTGAGATGGAGGGTGAAGAAGGCTTTCGTAAGCGTGAAGCGCAGGCCATTCGCGAAGTGACGACTGAAAAAAATATTGTCCTAGCTACAGGTGGTGGCGCAGTGCTAATGCCAGAAAATCGCAAGGCCTTAAGTGAACAAGGTACAGTGATTTACTTACACGCTAATCCAATTGAGCTATGGCATCGTACGAAGGGTGGCGAAGGGCGCCCCCTCCTCCGTAATGGGGATGCAAAAAAAATTCTCGAAAACTTATATGCAATTCGTGATCCTCTCTATCGCGAGATTGCAGACCATGTGATTGAAACTGGCAAGCCCAGCGTTAATCAACTGGTAAACACCTTAATCATGCAGCTTGAACTTTCCACTTGA